AGGCTCCTTTGGCTCTGTTTTGTCTCAGCCGATTATCAATGCTCCGCAAGCTGCGATTCTTAGTGTCGAATCCATTGTGAAACGCCCTGTCGTCATTAACGACATGATTGCAGTGCGTTCTATGGTTAATCTGTGCATGTCCTTGGATCACCGCGTGCTGGATGGTCTGGTTTGCGGGCGATTCCTGCAGAGTGTGAAACAAAAGCTTGAGAATGTAGGACCGGATACAAAGCTGTACTAGAGTGTCGAAAAACCAGGTCAAGCAAAGACCTGGTTTTTTTGATAAAAGAATCACCAAAAAAATTTTCCAAATGGATCATTTCGTATGTAACTTTTTCCGAGTCATCTTCGTCTTAACAATTGGAGCCAGGAAGTCTCATAAATGACATAGAAATGATTCCCACCTGATAGCATTTGTGGTAGACTGGTAGCGTCATGCTAGAGGGTTTTCCAGATTAACGGTAATTATGGGAGGAAAAACATGGAGAAAAGTAAAAAAGCACTACCAATAGTGCTGGCATCAGCGCTGGCAGCTACACCTTTTGTTGCAGTACCGCAAGCATATGCTATTGAAAAATTGGATGTATCAGCTGACAACGATGGTGCTGGGAAAGAAAGTGACTATGATATTAAATTCACGCTTGAAGAAGACCTGTCGAGTGGAGATACCATCACAGTTGAGTTCGATGATGATTTCGATGTGGATAAAAAGATCAGTAAAAAAGATATTTCCGGTATAGATGTCAAAAAAGTTGAAGTGGATGACAATGAAGTGATCATCACGGTGGATGAGGATTTTGATGAAGGAGATAAAATCTCATTTACCATTAAAAACGGGATCACCAATCCTGATGATAAAGGTACATATGATGTAAAAGTAGAAACCGAAAATGAGAGCTCTGACACAGACGAAGTTGAGATCAAAAAAAGCAGCTCCAGCAGCAGTAGTAAGTCTAAAAACGATTACAGCGTTACGCTGAGCAGCAAAGCAGCAGGCGATAAAGTAAGCCTCAAGCTCGGCAAAATTTCTCTGAAGGGTAGCGATGAGCTGGAGACGAACTCCACCATTACCGTCACTTTCCCAGAGAAAGGCATGCTGCCTTCGAGCATTGATGAAGACGATGTAAAGGTAAACGGTACGAAAGCGAAATCCGTTAGTGTTAGCGGTAGCTCGGTAGATATCAAGATTCCGAGTGGAGCAGACTCAGATGATTACATTACGTTGGAATTTGACAAAGCTGCTGGCATTGAGAATCCAAGTTCCGGTGACAAATATGTTATCAAAGTGAAATACGATGGTACGACATATGAGTCAGACACATTCGAAATTACGAAAAACGGCTCCAGCTCAAACGCTTCTGACAGCTTTACGGTTAATCTGTCTGATCCAGGAGTAGGAGCTCGCACTAGCTACACGTTTGATGCTGACTTCGGCAGCAAAGAGTTGAAAGAAGATGGAGAATTGATTCTTGAGTTCCCGTCGTCGGATATGGTACCGGGCATTTTGACAGCATCCGACTTCTTGATCAACGGGAAAGCAGCGAGGAAAGCAACTGCAGTCGGAAATAGAGTCGCCTTGGTTGCACCAACAGGCTTCAAAGCGACTAGCAAAGTGAAGGTTGAAGTTACTTACGGAGCGTGGATTTCGAATCCAAAAACGGCTGGCAGCTACACGTTGAAGGCTACTGTTTCCGGAAGAACTTTGGAATCCAAATCCTTCAGCATCGGTGGCTCTTCGGTGACCCCGACGCCAACCAATCCGACGCCTACTAACCCAACAACTCCAGTACCTACACCAAATACTGGTGTTAACAATAGCACCGCAACCATCGCATTGACACAAAATGCACTTGGCAAGCAGACGGGTGTGAATGTAGCAATCAAAGGAATGGGTGTTGGTCTGCAAAAGCAGCGTGATTTCATCGAGATCGTATTCCCAGTGGGCTACAAGGTACCGGCTTATATCGCGCCAGCTAACATCTCTGTGAATGGTGTAGGTTCGAATTTCGTTGCCGTTCGTGGACAAAACGTTCTGATTTATCCGTCTCAGGATATTCCTGCGGCAACAAACGCTAACATCGTGATCAATCCAGCAGCGAACATCGTAAACCCTGCTGTGAAAAACACATATAGCATTAGCGTATTTACGTCCGAAGAAAGAGGTTTGTTGTTTTCTCGTATTGTTGGTGTAGGAATGCCTACCCCGGCTCAAACAAAGCCTGTAACGACAACACCACAACAGCCGCAACAACCATCGACTACTATTCCAATGAACTCGGCTGCCTTTAAAGTGAATGCAGCAAACTTCACCCTGCATGGAAAAACGTATCCTCTCTCTGTAGCTCCTTACATTGATGGAAATACGACCATGGTTCCAGCTCAATTCTTTAAAGAAGCACTGGCACTGACTACGCAATGGAACAATTCAAGTGTTGCTGTTATCAGTGGAACCAAAGTCGTGAAGTTTACAGTTGGGTCGAAAACAGCAAAAGTAGGGAAAACAGATATTCAACTGCCAACACCTGTTGTCCTCAAAAACGGCATGCCAATGATTCCAATCCGCACAGTAACGGATAATCTTGGTTACAAAGTTGGCTGGGATGCGAAAACTTCCAGCGTATACGTTTATAAATAAAAACGAGCTAGGACAAAAGAAAAACCCCTTTCCGCTTTTTGGTCGGAAAGGGGTTTTCATTGTTTTATCACTCGTTTATTGAAAGTAAAAAAACGTGGGAACGATGAGTGAGAGTATTAGAATGCCGATCAGGATTTTGGCAAAGAGCGATTGGTGTCTCATTCTAATCAAACCTCCTTTCAAGGTAGAGGAAATTATCAGGTGATTCTGTAAGTGGCTGTGCTAGAATGAAGAAAAGGATATCATTGGCTTTCTTTTTTTGCCCATGCTGAAATTGTACCGAATTGCAGCCAATGAGACAACCACTTACAAAAGGATGATCATTCATGAGCGCACCGAAAAAAATTGCCCATATCGGCATTGCGGTAAAAAGCTTGGATAAGACGCTTCCCTTTTATACCGAGCAATTGGGATTGGAGTTGGTTGGAACCGAAATCGTAGAGAGCGAACAAGTACAGGTGGCATTTTTAAAGATCGGCGAAAGTCATATTGAATTACTAGAGCCGTTGAGTGATGAGAGTCCGATAGCAAAATTTATGGAAAAGCGCGGAGAAGGCATCCACCACATTGCTTTTGATGTAGATGATGTTACGGCTCGGTTAGCCACATTAAAAGAGCAAGGTGTACCCCTTATTCACGAGATCCCCAAAGCGGGTGCGCACGATGCGTTGATTGGATTTTTGCATCCGAAGGCAGCAAATGGCGTTTTGTATGAGCTGTGCCAATATCCGAAAGAATCATAGGCGTTTACGTAGTAGAAAAAATTTTTTTGCGGTATACTGGAACTTGTGAATATGTACCAAAATCGGGCAGTACAATCAGGAGGTAACGAGTGTGAGTACGATCAACCAAGAGCGTTTGTTAAATGAATTTTTGGAGCTCGTCCAGATTGACAGTGAAACGAAGAACGAAGCAGAGATCAACAAGGTGCTCAAAGAAAAACTGATTGAGATGGGCTTTACCGTAGAAGAGGATGACGCAGCAGCGAAAACCGGACATGGTGCCAACAATCTGATCGCAACGTTGGAGGGAACTGGAAAAGGCCCAACCATCCTGTTTAGCAGCCATATGGATACGGTCGTACCAGGAAACGGAATCAAGCCTCAAATTCGCGATGGCTACATTTATTCTGATGGAACAACGATCCTCGGTGCAGATGACAAAGCAGGAATCGCGGCGATCTTTGAAGGTATTCGCAGCTTGAAAGAGCAAAACCTGCCACATCCAACGATCCAAGTTGTATTGACTGTGGGAGAAGAGTCCGGACTTGTTGGTTCCCGCGCAATGGATTCCAGCCTGCTGAAGGCAGAGATGGGCTTCATCCTCGATTCGGAAGGTCCAGTTGGAAAAATTACAGTAGCTGGTGCTGGTCAATACCGCATCGTAACTAAAATCCACGGCAAAGCAGCGCATGCAGGTGTGAATCCAGAGGATGGCATCAGTGCTATAACGGTTGCTAGTAAAGCTATTTCCCGTATGCCGTTGGGCCGTATCGATGCAGACACAACAGCAAACATCGGTCGCTTTGAAGGTGGAAAAGCGTACAATATCGTAACGGATTATGTGGAAATTTGGTCCGAGGCTCGCAGCTTGGTAATGGACAAGTTGGAAGCGCAAGTGAAGAAAATGACAACAGCATTTGAAGAAGTGGCAGCTGAGATGGGTGCGACTTGCGAAAATGAGGTTATTTTTATGTACCACGGCTACAAATTCAACGAAGAAACGCCAGTTGTACAAAAAGCGATTGCGGCAGTTAAACGTGTAGACCGCAATCCTGAGCTGGTTGCAAGCGGTGGCGGAAGCGACGGTAACGTATTTAACGGCTACAACGTGCCAAGCGTAAACTTTGCTATTGGCTATGAAGAAATCCATACAAAAAACGAGCGCATGCCAATCGCTGAATTGAACAAAGCGGCTGAGCTGGTGCTTGCTGTGATTGCAGAAGTACAAGAGTAACCTAAAGAGGTCGGAATCTCCTTGCGAGGGGTTCCGGCCTTTTTGTTCGTTCGTTTACTTGTTTGCATGATTGAGACAACCACTGTTCATCATAGACTGAATAGAAAGCTCGGGGACGAGGCAGGAATGAAAGGGGGAGACTGAGTGCTCCGTTTGGTGGTAGGGACGGTCCAAAAAGTTCTGGAAAAGCAAAAAGGGATGCAGATACTCGAAGTCCGGATAGAATCGGTTGCGGGATTCAAAATGGAGAGAGTGCTGTCTTTTTTGCAGGAGGATTATAAAAGTGGCGATTTACTTTTGATCAATACAACCGCTGTTCGCCTTGAATTGGGGACAGGTGGTTATCACTTTGTCGTAGGAAAGGTCACACAACCAGAGGAAACGGATGTCCTTCCGAATGAGTGGGGGCATGTCATGAAAATGCGCTATTCGCCATGGCAGCTCGCGGTTGATTCGGTAGAAGAACAGGCCAGTCCTTACCACTATTTGTTTCTGCAAGAAGACTTATCCTTGGAAGGTACTCCTGTTTTGATCAGCGAGCTGCACAGTCTTCTACCGGTTGCTGTCCTTGCCCTGCGTAAAAAAAATCCAAATGCCCGTATCGTATATGTGATGCCGGACGGCGCATCTTTGCCGATTGCCTTGAGCCAGCACGTCCATCTATTAAAAGCAATCGGGGGCTTGGATGCGACAGTGACGACTGGTCATGCGTGGGGCGGAGATCGTGAGTCTTTGACGATTCATAGTGGCTTATTGGCAGCACGCCAAGTAGAGCATGCCGATATCATAATTTGTATGCTGGGACCTGGGGTAGCTGGTACGGGTACATCTTATGGCTTCTCGGGAATTCAGTTAGCTGAGGTCATTCATGCCGTATCCACTCTTGGAGGAATACCCTTTTTTATTCCCAGAATCAGCTTTGGGGACCAACGTGCCAGACATTACGGTGTCAGTCACCATACCATATCGATCGTAAACAGATTTGCTCTTTGCCCTGCTCTGGTTACAATCCCGATTTTCGGGGATGAAAGAGATGAAGTCCTTTCGTGGCAAATGAAGACAATAGAAGTTGGGGAGAAGCACATTTTTATCAAGGGAAAAGTCCCAGACCTGTCAGAACTGGCATCACTGGAAAAGGGGTATGGCTTGTCCTTTTCTACAATGGGGCGGAATTGGCAAGAGGACCCTGCGCCTTTTCAAACGGCATGGATGGCAGCCGATTTTGTAGGAAACAGTCTGGGCTATATCGTCCAAACCGTTAACGACGTCCCGCATTTGCCCGTCTCAGCAAGTACTCTTGAAGGGTTGCGTCTTTATTTGACCAGGAACGAAGCGCAGCCTTGATCTCCCAAGCTTTCCCTACCATACGCAATTGCTTTTCGCTAACATATGTTTTCATTCATGATCTCCTCCGATACAATAAGGTGGACAAGCTCTATGCTCCCAACTTATGGAGGGAATCGACGATTTAGAACGACTTCACGAAAAAAGGATGATGACGACCGTGAGTAAATATGATCACTTATATGAAAAAACCATTTCGAGTCAACCGATTTATGACGGAAGAATTATCAAGGTCAAGGTAGATGAGGTACTTCTGCCAAATGGCAACACAGCGAAGCGAGAAATCGTGAATCACCAAGGAGCGGTTGCTGTATTGCCGATAACAGATGATAACAAAATGGTTGTGGTTCGACAGTTCCGCAAGCCATTGGAGCGTACGATTGTAGAAATCCCAGCGGGAAAACTGGAGCCAGGGGAAGAGCCGCTCGCATGTGCAATTCGCGAGCTGGAGGAAGAGACAGGCTACGTTGCGAGTCAGTACACACCGCTTAGCTCTTTTTACACATCGCCAGGCTTCGCGGATGAAATATTACATGTTTTTGTGGCTACTGGTTTGAAAAAAGGAGAAAGCAAGCCAGACGAGGATGAGTTTGTTGATGTGCTGGAAGTGACACTAGAAGAAGCACATGCTCTGCATCAAAGTGGAGAAATTCGAGATGCCAAGACAGTAGTGGCATTGTTTGCATGGGAAAACAAAATGCTGCGTGAGCGTCGCTAGTACCATGCTTACCTCGTATTTTTGTGACATGCATATTCACATCGGTGGTACGTGGACGGGTAAACCTGTGAAAATAACGGCTTCTCGCCAAATGACTCTCACCAAAATTTTGGAGGAGGCCTCAGATAAAAAAGGGATGGATGTCATTGGGATTATCGATGCACATTCGCCGGAGGTTCAGGATGAGCTGGTAGATCTGTTGGAAAAGGGATTAGCGACTGAACAGGCGGATGGAGGAATTTCCTACAAAGATACGTTGTTAATCTTGGGGTGCGAAGTAGAAATCAAAGAGCCAGGACGTGGTGCAGCTCATTTTCTCGTTTATTTGCCGAAGCTGCAAGAAATGAAGCAATTTACCGCATGGCTGTCTGAACGCTGCAAAAATGTGCAATTAAGCTCTCAGCGTATTTACACCTCACTAAGGGAATTGCAAGCCTGTGTCCACCAATTGCAGGGCCTTATGATCCCGGCCCATATTTTTACGCCACATAAAGGGATGTACGGAAGTTGTACAGATGCGATGGCAGAAGTGCTTGATCCTTCGCTCGTTTATGCGGTTGAGCTGGGATTGAGCGCCAATACCACAATGGCGGACCGCATATCCGAGCTCCATGACAAAACCTTTCTCACAAACTCAGATGCCCATTCTCTGGCGAAGATAGGCCGGGAATATCAAGCGATGCATATGCAAGAGCGTTCTTTCGCAGAGTGGGTGAAAGCGATTAAGCGCATCGGTGGAAGAGGGGTTCATGTGAATTATGGTCTGCATCCCGAGCTTGGAAAGTACCATCAAACGGCTTGCCAAGGGTGCCAGTCCTTACTCGCGGCGGATGCCTCAGGCAAATGTCCGGAATGCGGCTTCCAACGAATTGTGCGAGGGGTTGCAGCGCGTATTGATCAGCTGGCGGATGTAGAGGCTGGCCAGCATCCGACGTTCCGTCCTCCTTATATCGAGCAAATCCCGTTGGAATTCATTCCGGGAGTTGGTCCGAAATTATTGGATAAGCTGTATCGGTCGTTTGGTACACAGATGAACGTGCTGCATCGTGCGACCGAAGAAGAGCTCACCCATGTGGTCGGCGAGAAAATCGCTTCACTTATCGTACAAGCACGAGAGGGAAAGCTCTCCATTCAAAAGGGCGGAGCCGGTACTTACGGGAAAATCGTCCCGATGTAGGTTGTCATAGGGTGGAACTCGTCCGCATAAGCTGTACAGTAATCAGCCAAGCGGGAGGCGACGAAGCGTGCGTTCACGAGTCGGACAAACTATCCAATCCTATGCGAAAGAGCATCAGTCACTCTACTGGTTCACGATCGTCCTGTTTACGATGGGCATTATTTTCGGAGCCGTCCTCGTCAATTCACTGCCATTATCACAGAAGCAGGAGCTGTACGGTTTTCTGCAATATTTTTTCAACAGTCTTGGCAGTGATGGCATCCCTGAGACCAGTGCCCATTTTCAGCAGGCGTTTGGTCATTATGCCAAAACCATAGCGATCATGTGGGTGCTGGGATTATCCATTATTGGGTTGCCTATGATTTTGTTGATGCTCTTCTTAAAAGGAGTCGTGGTTGGTTTCACTGTTGGTTTTTTGGTGAGTCAGCTCCAATGGCAAGGGGTAACATTTGCCATGGTGGGTGTTCTCCCGCAAAATTTATTAGTCGTCCCTGCCCTTTTTATTGTAGGCGTCAGCGGAATTTCGTTCTCGCTTCGACTCATACGGACGAGAGTGCTAAGTAAAAGGGATGTCATCATGCCGCATTTTATGGGCTATACCGTTCTTGTACTTAGCATGCTGGCGGTATTAACGATTGCAGCCTTGTTTGAAACCTTCATCTCCCCAAGGCTGATGCAGCTCGTACTTAATTAAGAATAATTCTCAGGTAAGAACTTATGCATTTGACTTATTCGATGCCCCTCTACTATAATAGGAACAGGTTTCATGCGAGCGGGGAGGGGCATTAATGTTGGAAGAAAAATTAGAGAAAATTAAGCAGCAGTTGCATTCACAAAACTACAAGCTGACACCACAGCGTGAAGCCACTGTTCGCGTGTTGTTGGAGAATGAAGAAGATCATTTGAGTGCGGAAGATGTTTACTTGCTGGTGAAGGATAAAGCACCGGAAATCGGGCTTGCAACCGTATACAGGACATTAGAGCTGTTGAGCGAACTGAAGATCCTTCATAAAATGAATTTTGGCGATGGCGTAGCTCGTTACGATCTTCGTGATGATAATGCTGCCTATCACCATCATCACCTCATTTGCCTTAATTGTGGTACGGTGGATGAAATTTTTGAAGATCTGCTTGTCACAGCAGAAGAAAAAGTCAAGAATGTTTACAACTTTTATATTACCGACCACCGATTGACCTTCTACGGGATCTGCAATCGTTGTGTAGATAAAGTGAACGTGGAGGACTTCAAATAAAGTCGACTTCTCTGGGAACGGAGAAGTTTTTCTTTTTTCCTTGGGAGCTTTTGTAATGGCAGACCTATTCCTGTGGAATCCTAGGAGAGGATCGATTCGAATGGAGTAGGGGACAAGTGCATATAAATGAAAGAAAGTCTGTAAGGAGGCTTACGGATGAAGGTCTCTTATCGCCGCTTGATGGAGGGGCTTCGTTTCTTGCTTTTATTCATTACCTGTACCTTGCTCTCCTATGGCATCATTACATTGCTGGCGGACAAATTTCTCCCGGCAAACCCTTATCATGAACCGCATGGTAACGCGGTGAAGGTAGTAAAAGTGATCAATACCTCTCAGACACAGGATTTTGACGGATATGTCGCACGACTACAGCTCTTTTTTTTAACGGGAGAGTAATGCAGGTTTGAGTTTTTTATCTGGAGAAGCAGGAGTTTCTTTTTCTTTGTGGAAAGCTATACAAGATACTTATCAGCTAGAAGGGGACACTTCATGGACAGTCTGATTGATCAGTTTATTCATTTCCTGACTGTGGAGAAAGGGTTATCGAGAAATACCCTGGAATCCTATCAACGGGATATGGTGGCCTTTACCTCGTATTTACAAGAGCAAGGTGTCACTCGCGTAGAGGATTCTACTCGGACGCACATCATTGGGTACTTACTTGTTTTACGGGAAAAAGGACGTGCTACAGCAACGCTTTCTCGCAACATGGCATCGATACGGGCGTTTTATCAGTTTCTCATTCGGGATAAATACATAGATAAAGATCCATCCATCCATCTGGAAACACCGAAGATCGAGAAACGCTTGCCGAAAGTGCTCTCTGTTGAGGAAGTGGAACGTCTTTTGGAAAGTCCTCCTGTCAATCATCCTGCCGGGCTGCGGGACAAGGCAATGCTTGAGCTCTTATATGCGACAGGCATTCGTGTCTCGGAGTTAGTCAATCTGGATAGTGCTGATGTGAATCTGGATATGGGCTTTGTCAAATGCTTGGGAAAAGGATCAAAAGAGCGAATCATTCCGTTAGGCTCAGTTGCCATTCAAATGGTTCGCCACTATTTGCAGGCAGGGCGCCCCAAGATGGTAAAAGGAACTGGCGATACTGCATTATTTCTGAATCACTTGGGCAAACAAATTACACGGCAAGGTTTTTGGAAAATTATTAAGCGATATGCCCAAAAATCAAACATCCGTGCTGAGATTACACCCCATACGCTTCGCCACTCTTTTGCCACTCATTTATTGGAAAATGGAGCCGATTTGCGCTCTGTTCAAGAGATGCTTGGGCATGCTGATATTTCAACTACCCAGATTTACACACATGTAACCAGAACGCGGATTAAGGATATCTATGCCAAGACACATCCGCGAGCATGAGTATGAAAAAACGATCGACTCCGCCTGATTGTCGGGCGGAGAAAAATTTTCTGAATCAGGTCAGACGTCTGACGACTTGATGATAGAAATGAATGACTGGTAAACAGGAGGCGTTAAGATGCAGTATTCTCGAGTTTTTCTGATCGTCATGGACAGCGTAGGGATTGGCGAACAACCTGATGCGCCTAAGTTCAATGATGCAGGAGCGAATACCTTAGGTCATATTGCGGAACGAGTGGCAGGATTTTCATTGCCCAACCTGCAAAAATTGGGTTTGGGAAATATAGCACCACTAAAAAACGTTGAACCAGTAGCAGCTCCTATGGCCCATTATGGGAAAATGCAGGAAATCTCCATGGGGAAAGATACGACGACGGGTCATTGGGAAATCATGGGTCTGCATGTGTCTACTCCGTTTAACACGTATCCAGACGGATTTCCCCAAGAGTTGATCTCGGAATTTGAGCAGCGTATCGGTCGCAAGGTGCTCGGGAACAAAGTCGCTTCTGGAACAGACATTCTCGACGAGCTTGGCGAAGAGCATATGAAAACGGGTGCAGTGATTGTCTATACATCTGCGGATAGTGTATTCCAGGTGGCAGCACACGAAGAGATCGTTCCGCTTGAAGAGCTGTACCATATTTGCGAGGTAGCCCGTGAGTTGACGCTTCGTGATGAATTCGCCGTTACTCGTGTCATCGCGCGTCCATTTTTGGGGCAGCCAGGCAATTTTAGCCGCACAGCAAATCGTCATGATTATTCCGTGAAACCATTTGCTCCGACAGTCATGAATCGTCTGCAAGATGCTGGTCTTTCTTCTATTGCCATTGGCAAAATCAGCGACATCTACGCTGAAGAGGGTGTTACCCAATCTATCCGTACCAAAGATAACATGGATGGTGTAGATCAAATTTTGGGCACGATGAAACAATCGTTTACGGGACTTTCCTTTGTCAATCTCGTGGACTTCGATGCGAAGTTCGGTCATCGCCGTGATCCAGAAGGGTATGGTCAGGCATTGATGGAGTTCGACGCTCGTATTCCAGAGCTTTTGGAAGCGCTACAAGAAAATGATTTGCTGGTAATCACGGCAGACCATGGTAACGATCCTGTACATCATGGCAGCGACCATACCAGAGAATACGTTCCGCTGCTTGCTTATCACAAGGGTATTCAAGCTGGACAACATTTGGGTATCCGCGAGACATTTGCGGACTTGGGTGCGACCATCGCAGACAATTTTGGAGTAACTGCTCCCGTGATTGGGAAGAGCTTCCTTAATCGTTTATAAAGGTAAAGTAAAAATAAACATTTATATAATAGAAGAAACACAAAAAAGGAGAGAGTTAAATTGGCAAATTTCCATGACGCAGTAGCATATATCGAACCGAAATTGACAGAAAAACCAACCATTGGTCTCGTACTCGGATCAGGACTTGGTGTATTGGCAGATGAAATCGAAAACCCAGTGATCATTCCTTATCATGAAATCCCTGGCTTCACTGTGTCCACCGTTGTCGGCCACAAAGGACAACTCGTGATTGGTAAGCTGCAAGGCAAACAAGTCGTTGCCATGCAAGGTCGTTTCCACTTTTATGAGGGGCATGGACTGGATGCTGTTGTTTTCCCAATCCGTGTCATGAAGCTGCTCGGCGTAGAGACTATTATGGTGACCAATGCGGCTGGCGGAATTAACGAAGGCTACAATCCAGGCGACCTCATGCTGATTTCCGATCACATCAACATGACGTTCCGCAATCCTTTGATCGGTGCAAATGATGAACAACTGGGAGCGCGTTTCCCGGATATGTCTGAGGCTTATTCCAAACAGCTCCGCAAGCTCGCTCATGAAGTTGCGTCCGAGCAAGGAATCCAGCTTCGTGAAGGTGTATACGCAGGTTTGCTAGGTCCTTCCTACGAAACTCCTGCGGAAATCCGTATGCTTCGCCTGTTAGGCGGGGATGCTGTAGGGATGTCAACTGTACCAGAAGTAATCGTGGCACGACACATGGGTGTGAAGGTGCTCGGTATTTCGTGCATTAGCAACATGGCAGCAGGTATTTTGGAACAGCCTCTGTCCCATGATGAAGTTATGGAAACAACAGAGAAGGTCAAATCTCAATTCTTGGCTCTGGTCAACGGTATCGTAGCCAAACTGTAAGTAACGGATTCGGAGGGATTAACAATGCGTATGGTCGATATGATCGCCAAAAAACGTGATGGCGGAGAACTGACAACAGAAGAGATTCAATTTCTGGTGACAGGCTATACAGATGGAAGTATTCCTGACTACCAAATGTCCGCATGGGCAATGGCAGTCTTTTTCCGTGGCATGACGGCGAGAGAGACGGGAGATCTAACCTTGGCAATGGCAGGGTCAGGCGAACAGCTTGACCTGTCTTCTCTACAAGGAATTAAGGTAGACAAGCATAGTACAGGCGGAGTAGGGGACAAAACTACTCTTGTTGTTGCGCCACTGGTAGCGGCAGCGGGTATTCCTGTGGCAAAAATGTCTGGAAGAGGCCTTGGATACTCAGGAGGCACTATCGACAAGTTGGAGTCCTTCGCAGGTTTTGAAGTAGAGCGCACACGCGAGCAATTTTTGCAGCAGGTGCGTGATATTGGCGTGTCCGTAATCGGACAGTCTGGCAATCTGACACCTGCCGATAAGAAGCTGTATGCTCTACGTGACGTGACAGCTACTGTAGAGGCTGTGCCGTTGATTGCAAGCTCCATTATGTCCAAGAAGATTGCGGCTGGAGCAGATGCCATCCTGCTTGACGTAAAAGTAGGGAAGGGCGCTTTCATGAAAAGCATTGAAGAGGCAGAGACGTTAGCAAATGCGATGGTTGCAATCGGCAGCCAAGTAGGACGTAAAACGGTGGCGGTTATCAGCGATATGAACCAGCCGCTTGGCTTTGCTGTGGGCAATGCACTGGAAGTGAAAGAAGCGGTGGAGACACTTGCAGGTAGAGGTCCACGCGATTTGACCGAGCTGGTGTTGTCTATTGGTTCCCGTATGCTTGTAATGGGGGGCCTTGTTGGTGATGTGGAAGAAGGACGCAAGAAGCTCGAAGACCTGATGGCTTCCGGAAAGGCAGTAGATAAACTGGCGGAAATGGTAGAAGCTCAAGGCGGCAATAAGCAGGACGTCTATGATTTGTCTCGTCTGCCGCAAGCAAAGATCATTCATACCGTTACAGCCGAACAGGACGGCTTTGTAA
The window above is part of the Brevibacillus brevis NBRC 100599 genome. Proteins encoded here:
- a CDS encoding YqzK family protein, with amino-acid sequence MKVSYRRLMEGLRFLLLFITCTLLSYGIITLLADKFLPANPYHEPHGNAVKVVKVINTSQTQDFDGYVARLQLFFLTGE
- the spoIIM gene encoding stage II sporulation protein M; this translates as MRSRVGQTIQSYAKEHQSLYWFTIVLFTMGIIFGAVLVNSLPLSQKQELYGFLQYFFNSLGSDGIPETSAHFQQAFGHYAKTIAIMWVLGLSIIGLPMILLMLFLKGVVVGFTVGFLVSQLQWQGVTFAMVGVLPQNLLVVPALFIVGVSGISFSLRLIRTRVLSKRDVIMPHFMGYTVLVLSMLAVLTIAALFETFISPRLMQLVLN
- a CDS encoding endonuclease Q family protein — translated: MLTSYFCDMHIHIGGTWTGKPVKITASRQMTLTKILEEASDKKGMDVIGIIDAHSPEVQDELVDLLEKGLATEQADGGISYKDTLLILGCEVEIKEPGRGAAHFLVYLPKLQEMKQFTAWLSERCKNVQLSSQRIYTSLRELQACVHQLQGLMIPAHIFTPHKGMYGSCTDAMAEVLDPSLVYAVELGLSANTTMADRISELHDKTFLTNSDAHSLAKIGREYQAMHMQERSFAEWVKAIKRIGGRGVHVNYGLHPELGKYHQTACQGCQSLLAADASGKCPECGFQRIVRGVAARIDQLADVEAGQHPTFRPPYIEQIPLEFIPGVGPKLLDKLYRSFGTQMNVLHRATEEELTHVVGEKIASLIVQAREGKLSIQKGGAGTYGKIVPM
- the xerD gene encoding site-specific tyrosine recombinase XerD, whose protein sequence is MDSLIDQFIHFLTVEKGLSRNTLESYQRDMVAFTSYLQEQGVTRVEDSTRTHIIGYLLVLREKGRATATLSRNMASIRAFYQFLIRDKYIDKDPSIHLETPKIEKRLPKVLSVEEVERLLESPPVNHPAGLRDKAMLELLYATGIRVSELVNLDSADVNLDMGFVKCLGKGSKERIIPLGSVAIQMVRHYLQAGRPKMVKGTGDTALFLNHLGKQITRQGFWKIIKRYAQKSNIRAEITPHTLRHSFATHLLENGADLRSVQEMLGHADISTTQIYTHVTRTRIKDIYAKTHPRA
- the deoB gene encoding phosphopentomutase; the protein is MQYSRVFLIVMDSVGIGEQPDAPKFNDAGANTLGHIAERVAGFSLPNLQKLGLGNIAPLKNVEPVAAPMAHYGKMQEISMGKDTTTGHWEIMGLHVSTPFNTYPDGFPQELISEFEQRIGRKVLGNKVASGTDILDELGEEHMKTGAVIVYTSADSVFQVAAHEEIVPLEELYHICEVARELTLRDEFAVTRVIARPFLGQPGNFSRTANRHDYSVKPFAPTVMNRLQDAGLSSIAIGKISDIYAEEGVTQSIRTKDNMDGVDQILGTMKQSFTGLSFVNLVDFDAKFGHRRDPEGYGQALMEFDARIPELLEALQENDLLVITADHGNDPVHHGSDHTREYVPLLAYHKGIQAGQHLGIRETFADLGATIADNFGVTAPVIGKSFLNRL
- a CDS encoding purine-nucleoside phosphorylase, yielding MANFHDAVAYIEPKLTEKPTIGLVLGSGLGVLADEIENPVIIPYHEIPGFTVSTVVGHKGQLVIGKLQGKQVVAMQGRFHFYEGHGLDAVVFPIRVMKLLGVETIMVTNAAGGINEGYNPGDLMLISDHINMTFRNPLIGANDEQLGARFPDMSEAYSKQLRKLAHEVASEQGIQLREGVYAGLLGPSYETPAEIRMLRLLGGDAVGMSTVPEVIVARHMGVKVLGISCISNMAAGILEQPLSHDEVMETTEKVKSQFLALVNGIVAKL
- a CDS encoding Fur family transcriptional regulator, which codes for MLEEKLEKIKQQLHSQNYKLTPQREATVRVLLENEEDHLSAEDVYLLVKDKAPEIGLATVYRTLELLSELKILHKMNFGDGVARYDLRDDNAAYHHHHLICLNCGTVDEIFEDLLVTAEEKVKNVYNFYITDHRLTFYGICNRCVDKVNVEDFK